A single region of the Pan troglodytes isolate AG18354 chromosome 18, NHGRI_mPanTro3-v2.0_pri, whole genome shotgun sequence genome encodes:
- the LOC107968834 gene encoding LOW QUALITY PROTEIN: putative uncharacterized protein MGC34800 (The sequence of the model RefSeq protein was modified relative to this genomic sequence to represent the inferred CDS: deleted 1 base in 1 codon) yields MGDLPWAPPEAQAPSTAGAGDVAEHQVAPARFLQGAWRQAAGWLCRETGAAPGSAQAGPPETAHAADPQPRGPQAPPRLPPSLSPERVHPGQPAAPAEPAPGAPALRRGPSQPRGLRLPVPVPACARSSAPGSPAALPDSYPWPPPARNRPATLPPTSPVSPLAAFLASAPQR; encoded by the exons ATGGGGGACCTGCCCTGGGCGCCGCCAGAGGCCCAAGCGCCCAGCACCGCAGGAGCTGGAGACGTCGCTGAGCACCAGGTGGCGCCGGCGCGGTTCCTACAGGGTGCCTGGAGGCAGGCTGCGGGGTGGCTGTGCCGGGAGACTGGAGCGGCTCCTGGCTCCGCGCAGGCAGGGCCCCCAGAGACAGCTCATGCAGCAGATCCGCAGCCCCGGGGCCCTCAGGCACCGCCGCGGCTGCCGCCCTCGCTCAGTCCCGAGCGCGTCCACCCTGGC CAGCCAGCTGCCCCCGCTGAACCTGCGCCGGGCGCTCCGGCCCTCCGCCGGGGCCCCAGCCAACCCCGCGGGCTCAGGCTCCCAGTTCCTGTCCCAGCCTGCGCCCGCTCCAGCGCCCCCGGCTCTCCAGCTGCTCTTCCCGACTCCTATCCTTGGCCGCCCCCAGCGCGGAACCGACCCGCGACCCTACCTCCAACATCGCCGGTCTCGCCTCTCGCAGCCTTTTTGGCGTCCGCGCCTCAGCGTTGA